One window of the Bacteroidales bacterium genome contains the following:
- a CDS encoding enoyl-CoA hydratase/isomerase family protein, translating into MKNLQTISVETTGNIRYIYLNRPDVRNAFNDKMIDELKEAFGDIQNDTQVKALVIRGNGPAFSAGADLNWMKQVVDYTYEENRKDSEKLQQLFESLYMLSVPTITMVHGACIGGANGLAAASDIVLAENQTQFRFSEVRIGLVPATITPYVIKRTGEHAAKYYMLTGKAFYVKDALRIGLIDASGNKESLDTELELILEEVGKNSLQAVRQIKKLINDIGRTSRFSEIKDMSIDAIAKARVSEDGQEGMKAFLEKRKPQWLEN; encoded by the coding sequence ATGAAAAATTTACAAACCATATCAGTTGAAACAACCGGAAACATTCGGTACATATACCTGAATCGACCCGATGTAAGAAATGCATTCAATGACAAGATGATTGATGAACTAAAAGAAGCATTCGGGGACATTCAGAATGACACTCAGGTGAAAGCGCTGGTAATCCGTGGCAATGGTCCGGCATTCAGTGCCGGAGCCGACCTGAACTGGATGAAACAAGTAGTGGACTATACTTATGAAGAAAACCGAAAAGACAGCGAAAAGCTTCAGCAATTATTTGAAAGCCTTTACATGCTCTCTGTACCAACGATTACAATGGTTCATGGTGCTTGTATCGGCGGTGCCAACGGGCTTGCGGCAGCCTCAGATATCGTTCTGGCTGAAAACCAAACCCAGTTCCGGTTCAGTGAGGTGCGTATCGGGTTGGTTCCCGCAACTATAACTCCATATGTTATCAAGAGAACCGGAGAGCATGCTGCCAAATACTACATGCTCACCGGAAAAGCCTTTTACGTTAAGGATGCGCTTCGAATTGGCCTTATAGATGCTTCAGGCAATAAGGAAAGCCTGGACACAGAGCTTGAACTGATACTGGAAGAAGTCGGGAAAAACAGTTTGCAAGCCGTCAGACAAATCAAGAAACTAATTAATGATATTGGAAGAACCAGCCGGTTCAGTGAAATAAAAGATATGAGTATTGATGCAATTGCGAAGGCGCGGGTCAGTGAAGACGGACAGGAAGGAATGAAAGCCTTTCTGGAAAAAAGAAAACCGCAATGGCTCGAAAATTAA
- a CDS encoding biotin/lipoyl-binding protein, translated as MKPVKTLLIANRGEIAVRIIHTANKMGIYTITVFSEQDRHALHTSEADESLSLGWGSIRETYLNIGKIMELARQGKADAIHPGYGFLAENPEFPKACEENGITFIGPSAEAIRVMGNKTEAGRFVSGLNIPIPHISKGTQEELSQEITDEDFPVIIKAAAGGGGKGMRIVREKEHLKEALKSTAREAYSYFGDDTVYIEKYFENPKHIEIQILGDQHGNYVHLFERECSVQRRHQKILEESPSPTLDDTTRREMGNAAVKIARAINYTGAGTVEFLIDENINFYFLEMNTRIQVEHPVTEMITNTDLISEQLRIAEGRPMRWNQENINFRGHAIEARIYAENPENDFLPVSGTIRQLVFPKIKGIRIDSGITENSKIPPEYDPLIAKIVAWNDNRTSAIDLLRKGLDQTIIMGVRHNLNYLKTILMDESFRNNRFTTRLIDHNHKQFIETITGQREQTDTRLLIAAYIFLQSINRKKNTREHVWNHLGYWQPYMEWSLTIGNQECRFNFTRNNRMLILHPESEAFRAELSEIHDGYLVIGTKESWTTVYYTRIDKSQTDMLIHGHLFQLFDRDYQEITAQKKHIHKESQNGEPIKSPMFGKVLDIRVKEDMVVKKGQTLAIVEAMKTENNILAPYDTKIKHIAIKEGEQVKDGQIIMETYFL; from the coding sequence ATGAAGCCGGTCAAAACATTGCTTATAGCCAACAGGGGAGAAATAGCCGTAAGGATTATCCACACAGCCAATAAGATGGGCATATACACCATCACTGTTTTTTCAGAACAGGACAGACATGCCCTTCACACCAGTGAAGCAGATGAATCCCTCTCGCTAGGATGGGGTTCCATAAGGGAAACTTACCTGAATATCGGGAAAATTATGGAGCTTGCCAGACAAGGTAAAGCCGATGCCATTCATCCCGGTTATGGCTTCCTTGCGGAAAATCCTGAATTTCCCAAAGCATGTGAGGAAAACGGCATCACCTTTATTGGCCCTTCTGCTGAAGCCATTCGTGTGATGGGCAATAAGACCGAGGCAGGCAGATTTGTTTCCGGACTCAATATCCCCATCCCTCACATCAGCAAGGGTACTCAGGAGGAATTGAGTCAAGAGATTACCGATGAAGATTTTCCGGTTATAATTAAGGCCGCTGCAGGTGGAGGAGGCAAAGGAATGCGCATTGTCCGGGAAAAAGAACACCTTAAGGAGGCATTAAAATCAACGGCAAGAGAGGCTTACAGTTATTTTGGAGATGATACGGTTTATATCGAAAAATACTTTGAAAATCCCAAACATATTGAAATACAAATACTGGGTGATCAGCACGGGAATTACGTGCATCTGTTTGAGCGTGAATGTTCCGTGCAAAGACGACATCAGAAGATTTTAGAAGAATCCCCCTCTCCCACCCTCGATGATACCACCCGAAGGGAAATGGGAAATGCGGCAGTAAAAATAGCCCGCGCAATCAATTATACAGGGGCTGGTACTGTAGAATTTCTGATAGACGAAAACATCAATTTCTATTTTCTTGAAATGAACACCCGCATTCAGGTGGAACACCCCGTAACTGAAATGATCACAAATACAGATCTGATTAGTGAACAGTTACGAATTGCAGAAGGCAGACCAATGCGGTGGAATCAGGAGAATATAAATTTCAGAGGCCACGCCATTGAAGCAAGGATATATGCCGAGAATCCGGAAAATGACTTTCTTCCGGTCAGCGGCACAATCCGCCAATTGGTCTTTCCTAAAATCAAGGGGATAAGAATAGACAGCGGGATAACGGAAAACAGCAAAATACCACCCGAATATGATCCTTTGATAGCCAAAATAGTAGCATGGAACGATAACAGAACATCAGCTATTGATCTTTTGCGAAAAGGCCTGGATCAAACTATTATTATGGGTGTTCGCCACAACCTGAATTATTTGAAAACCATTTTGATGGATGAATCTTTCCGGAATAACCGGTTCACTACCCGGTTGATTGATCACAATCATAAACAATTCATTGAAACCATCACCGGTCAAAGAGAACAAACCGATACCAGACTGCTGATTGCGGCCTATATTTTTCTTCAAAGCATCAACAGAAAGAAAAATACCCGGGAGCATGTCTGGAACCACCTGGGCTACTGGCAGCCTTATATGGAATGGAGTTTAACCATAGGCAATCAGGAATGTCGCTTTAATTTTACCAGAAACAACCGGATGCTCATCCTTCATCCGGAAAGTGAAGCATTCCGTGCAGAGCTGTCGGAAATACATGATGGCTATCTTGTAATTGGCACAAAGGAAAGCTGGACAACTGTCTATTACACCAGGATTGACAAGTCCCAAACCGATATGCTTATTCACGGACATTTATTCCAGTTATTTGACAGGGATTACCAGGAAATCACAGCTCAGAAAAAACACATTCATAAAGAATCCCAAAACGGAGAACCGATCAAATCCCCTATGTTTGGGAAAGTACTGGATATCCGGGTAAAAGAAGATATGGTTGTTAAAAAAGGGCAAACCCTTGCCATTGTGGAAGCCATGAAAACGGAAAACAATATTCTGGCTCCTTACGATACCAAGATAAAACACATAGCCATAAAAGAAGGTGAACAAGTAAAAGACGGACAAATTATCATGGAAACCTATTTCTTGTAA
- the mvaD gene encoding diphosphomevalonate decarboxylase yields MSESKYLEEILQFKREDLSSIAKSVIWKAPANIALIKYWGKKGNQLPINPSLSMSLSSSHTRTELQYRKAENNYGRITFKFNGEKHPAFEERVKAFIDKILPFFPFLKYMELFIYSKNNFPHSAGIASSASALSSLALCICSVEKQLKEEYSGTEDFLQKASYMARLGSGSAARSVYGNYVEWGASGNGSDDFATPLTSEVSENMKFLYDTVLITSSEPKKISSSQGHSLMNDHPYKEDRISQARINFSQLKETLKTGNFEKFTETIENEALSLHALMLSSNPGFILINDASIKIMDRVRAYRQETGAQMAFTLDAGPNIHLLYPAEEKENIRNFIDNKLRGLCENGRTLNDFTGNGPEQPDKDQNL; encoded by the coding sequence ATGAGTGAAAGCAAATATTTGGAAGAGATACTTCAATTTAAACGGGAAGACCTTTCATCTATTGCCAAATCAGTAATTTGGAAAGCACCGGCTAATATTGCACTGATCAAATACTGGGGTAAAAAGGGTAACCAATTGCCAATTAATCCCTCTTTGAGTATGAGCTTAAGCAGTTCTCATACCCGAACGGAATTGCAATACAGAAAAGCCGAAAACAACTATGGCAGAATTACATTCAAATTTAACGGAGAAAAACACCCGGCATTTGAAGAGAGGGTAAAAGCGTTTATAGATAAGATTTTGCCTTTTTTCCCTTTTCTAAAATACATGGAGCTTTTTATTTATAGCAAAAACAACTTTCCTCATTCCGCCGGTATAGCTTCATCGGCCTCTGCTCTCTCTTCGCTGGCTTTATGTATTTGTTCCGTAGAAAAACAACTAAAAGAAGAATACTCCGGCACAGAAGATTTCTTGCAAAAAGCATCTTATATGGCCCGGCTGGGCTCAGGCAGCGCTGCACGTTCTGTATACGGTAATTATGTAGAATGGGGTGCATCCGGGAACGGATCAGACGATTTTGCAACACCGCTTACCTCAGAAGTCAGTGAAAACATGAAATTTCTGTACGACACCGTATTGATCACTTCATCCGAACCCAAAAAAATAAGCAGTTCCCAGGGTCATTCATTAATGAATGATCACCCTTACAAAGAGGATAGGATAAGCCAGGCCAGAATAAACTTTTCACAATTGAAGGAAACATTGAAAACCGGTAACTTTGAAAAATTTACTGAAACAATAGAAAACGAGGCGCTTAGTCTCCATGCCCTGATGCTTTCATCGAATCCCGGCTTTATTCTGATCAATGATGCATCTATAAAGATTATGGACCGTGTTCGTGCATACCGTCAGGAAACAGGTGCACAGATGGCATTTACACTGGATGCCGGACCCAATATTCACCTGCTGTATCCGGCTGAAGAAAAGGAAAATATTCGAAATTTTATTGATAACAAGCTAAGGGGGCTTTGTGAAAACGGCAGAACCCTGAACGATTTTACCGGGAATGGACCGGAGCAACCGGATAAAGATCAGAATCTATGA
- a CDS encoding SiaB family protein kinase, translating into MQTWMDFNIDDFYSQLNSGNTILAYKGSISSELITNVLEVMDAKLEDMIVKKSIKKKLYNILVESLQNLYHHIDDLPDTSNGKFDIHFGIFVVAQNKDHYKVSTGNFIKNEKIKPLKQRLEKIKSLSKDELKELYKSILNHQEFTQKGGVGLGLVDMAKRTDGKIEYKFTVYNKEYSFFNLEIYV; encoded by the coding sequence TTGCAGACTTGGATGGACTTCAACATTGATGATTTTTATTCACAGTTAAATTCGGGGAATACCATATTGGCTTACAAAGGCAGTATTTCCTCTGAATTAATTACCAATGTTCTTGAAGTAATGGATGCCAAGCTGGAGGATATGATTGTGAAAAAAAGCATTAAGAAGAAACTTTACAATATACTGGTTGAGAGTTTGCAAAATTTATACCATCATATTGATGATCTGCCGGATACAAGCAACGGAAAATTCGATATTCACTTTGGAATATTTGTAGTTGCCCAAAATAAAGATCATTATAAGGTTTCTACCGGGAATTTTATAAAAAATGAAAAAATCAAACCCTTAAAGCAAAGACTGGAAAAGATTAAGTCGTTATCAAAAGATGAACTGAAGGAACTCTACAAGAGTATTCTCAATCATCAGGAATTTACTCAAAAAGGAGGTGTTGGCCTTGGGTTGGTTGACATGGCAAAGCGGACGGATGGAAAGATAGAATATAAATTTACCGTTTACAATAAGGAGTATTCTTTTTTTAACCTCGAAATATATGTATAA
- a CDS encoding acyl-CoA dehydrogenase family protein: MNPYTNNQHKAFRQRVRSFAEQVVKPEARRLDSEERFSAELTRKMSENGLFGVAIPEKYGGQGLDYMSLVIAVEEMARIDGSQAATVAALNSLGIEPIYQYGTEEQKNQYLPPITRKGQTWAFGLTEREAGSDTGGTQTKAELKNGYWHINGSKMFISNAASEISGGITLQAITGKNGDQNEYSTILVESDREGYTRRPIKDKLVWRAADTGELTFDNVKVPESNLLGERGKGHKIMLKTLDSGRLTIGAMGLGLAIGAFEMARDYAGKRVQFGKPIGKFQSTSFKLADMATKIELAKNTLYNATWLKVNGQPFGKEAAMAKLYASEIAKEIADEGVQIFGGYGLIKEYDMERFYRDQRILQIGEGTSEILKLIISKKIGI, encoded by the coding sequence ATGAACCCATATACCAATAACCAACATAAAGCATTTCGCCAGCGCGTTCGCTCTTTTGCAGAGCAAGTGGTAAAACCGGAGGCTCGCAGACTTGACTCAGAGGAAAGATTCTCTGCGGAGTTAACCCGAAAGATGTCTGAAAACGGACTTTTTGGTGTTGCAATCCCTGAAAAATACGGAGGGCAAGGATTAGATTATATGTCGCTGGTCATTGCAGTGGAAGAAATGGCCAGGATTGACGGCTCGCAGGCAGCAACGGTTGCTGCCCTTAATTCTCTGGGGATAGAACCTATTTATCAGTATGGTACAGAAGAACAAAAGAATCAATACCTTCCTCCCATTACCAGGAAAGGGCAGACATGGGCTTTTGGCCTTACGGAAAGGGAAGCCGGCTCCGATACCGGTGGTACCCAAACAAAGGCAGAATTGAAAAATGGTTACTGGCACATCAACGGCTCCAAAATGTTTATCTCCAATGCGGCTTCGGAGATTTCAGGAGGCATTACACTCCAGGCCATAACAGGAAAGAACGGAGATCAGAATGAATATTCCACCATCCTCGTGGAATCGGACAGAGAAGGTTATACCAGGAGGCCCATCAAAGATAAGTTGGTATGGAGAGCCGCCGATACCGGCGAACTTACCTTCGATAATGTTAAGGTGCCTGAAAGTAATTTACTGGGCGAACGAGGAAAAGGTCATAAGATCATGCTGAAAACACTTGATTCGGGAAGGCTCACCATTGGAGCCATGGGACTCGGCCTGGCCATCGGTGCCTTTGAAATGGCACGGGATTATGCAGGTAAACGGGTACAATTTGGCAAACCCATAGGCAAATTTCAATCCACTTCATTTAAACTAGCTGATATGGCTACAAAGATAGAACTGGCTAAAAATACACTCTATAATGCTACATGGCTTAAAGTAAACGGCCAGCCGTTTGGGAAGGAAGCCGCTATGGCCAAACTTTACGCCTCGGAAATTGCAAAAGAAATAGCCGATGAAGGGGTGCAAATATTTGGTGGATACGGCCTGATTAAGGAATATGATATGGAACGGTTCTACCGGGATCAGCGTATCCTTCAAATCGGAGAAGGGACCTCAGAGATATTAAAGTTGATCATCTCAAAAAAAATTGGGATTTAA
- a CDS encoding hydroxymethylglutaryl-CoA reductase, degradative: protein MSDNQFIKGFSKLNRDEKIKLLANTMEDPEAFVNELKDYRFQDSSLQQKFEQFSENTISNFHMPYGIAPNFLIDGKVYQVPMVTEESSVIAAASKASKFWYQHGGFRTEEIGTAKRGHVHVLWYGAPDELESLFKEFEADIKDKLADVTRNMDARGGGINETWITDMTSEMDNYYLLGLSLETVDSMGANFINSVLEKTAQEFKKFVDHQHPGKLEILMSILSNYTPGSYVKMKVECPVEAFQDFYPSLNGVQFAEKFKKAAQIANHSVSRAVTNNKGIMNGIDAVAIATGNDFRALEAAAHAFSITKGKPTSLTKCEIVEDTFTFQINIPLALGTVGGVTRLHPLAAKSLDILGQPDAKELMKITAAVGLASNFSAITSLITTGIQKGHMKLHLENILMAFDVDEDMKDKIRAYFKDKEVTHEKVKAFIEGKI from the coding sequence ATGTCAGACAATCAATTCATTAAAGGATTCAGCAAGCTTAACAGGGACGAAAAAATAAAATTGCTTGCAAACACCATGGAAGACCCTGAAGCGTTTGTCAACGAATTAAAAGATTATCGCTTTCAGGACAGTTCCCTGCAGCAAAAATTCGAACAATTCAGCGAAAATACGATTTCAAATTTTCATATGCCTTATGGCATTGCTCCCAATTTTCTTATTGACGGAAAAGTGTACCAGGTCCCTATGGTCACTGAAGAAAGCTCAGTGATTGCTGCGGCCTCCAAAGCCTCCAAATTCTGGTATCAACATGGAGGTTTCCGGACAGAAGAAATTGGAACCGCAAAACGCGGTCATGTACACGTTCTGTGGTATGGAGCACCTGATGAACTGGAATCGCTGTTTAAGGAATTCGAAGCGGATATTAAGGATAAACTTGCCGATGTAACCAGGAATATGGATGCACGGGGTGGTGGAATAAACGAAACATGGATTACAGATATGACAAGCGAAATGGATAATTATTATCTGCTTGGATTATCTCTCGAAACCGTTGACTCAATGGGAGCCAATTTTATCAATTCGGTTCTGGAAAAGACAGCACAGGAATTCAAGAAATTTGTTGATCATCAACACCCTGGAAAACTTGAAATACTTATGTCCATTTTATCCAATTACACGCCGGGCTCCTATGTCAAAATGAAAGTTGAATGCCCGGTTGAAGCATTTCAAGATTTTTACCCTTCTTTAAACGGAGTTCAGTTTGCGGAAAAGTTTAAAAAAGCGGCTCAAATTGCTAATCATAGCGTATCCAGGGCTGTTACAAATAACAAAGGCATCATGAACGGTATTGATGCTGTGGCAATCGCCACCGGAAATGATTTCAGGGCACTGGAAGCAGCGGCCCATGCTTTTAGTATTACGAAGGGAAAACCAACCTCATTAACCAAATGCGAAATCGTCGAGGACACATTTACTTTTCAGATCAATATCCCACTGGCCCTGGGTACAGTCGGAGGTGTAACCCGGCTGCATCCACTTGCCGCCAAATCACTGGATATATTGGGTCAGCCGGATGCAAAAGAACTGATGAAAATTACGGCTGCCGTGGGACTGGCAAGTAATTTCAGCGCCATAACCTCACTTATCACAACAGGCATACAAAAAGGTCACATGAAACTCCATCTGGAAAACATTCTGATGGCTTTTGATGTTGATGAGGATATGAAAGATAAGATCAGAGCCTATTTTAAGGATAAAGAGGTTACCCACGAAAAAGTTAAGGCATTTATTGAAGGAAAAATATGA
- a CDS encoding DUF1987 domain-containing protein, with the protein MESLSIEGTNKTPSVKLDPVSGVIEIKGRSIPENSIEFYRPIVEWLDEYAKNPNKKTTVNVQLEYFNTSSSKCILDIFKKLESLKKSRNEVIINWYYEEDDEDMLESGEDYESIIRIPFKMIEIVD; encoded by the coding sequence ATGGAATCATTATCAATTGAAGGTACAAACAAGACCCCAAGCGTAAAACTGGATCCGGTGTCTGGGGTCATTGAAATCAAAGGGCGTTCAATCCCGGAAAATTCAATTGAATTTTATCGTCCTATTGTGGAATGGCTTGATGAATATGCAAAAAACCCGAATAAAAAAACAACGGTGAATGTACAGTTGGAATACTTCAACACAAGTTCTTCAAAATGCATTCTGGATATTTTTAAAAAATTGGAGTCGCTCAAAAAATCACGCAACGAAGTAATTATCAACTGGTATTACGAAGAAGACGATGAAGATATGCTGGAATCGGGTGAAGATTACGAATCCATCATTCGGATACCTTTTAAAATGATTGAAATTGTAGACTAA
- a CDS encoding acyl-CoA carboxylase subunit beta, giving the protein MASDTHNKSKKENNEFFEIMYRYRSMMHEVHQAGGKKAVTKHRNRGKLLARERIEQLIDPQTPFMELSPLAANDQYGGSFPSAGIVTGIGVINSRESVIIANDATVKGGTYVRETIRKHVRAQEIAMENHLPVVYMVDSGGIFLPEQSRVFPDKEDFGRLFRNQAQMSAEGIPQISIVMGSCTAGGAYVPALSDETIIVRNQGTIFIGGPPLVKAATGEEVTDEELGGARVHTQISGVADHIAEDDLHAIDICRNIFSKLPRPYKEPLDVAEPREPAYSPEDLYDLAPVDLKKQPNIREIINRIVDGSEFQEFKKDYGTTLITAFARIMGYPVGILANNGVIYGETARKGAHFVELCQYRKIPMVFLQNISGFIVGKKYEHEGIARDGAKMIHAVANANVPKFTVIIGGSFGAGNYAMAGRAYDPRLLFMWPNAKISVMGGEQAASVLTSIKKTQMEKAGEKLDEQEIENFKNKMLEKYQYESSAYYSTSRVWDDGIIDPVDTRKVLAIGIAISRNKPYGEPHNGVFRM; this is encoded by the coding sequence TTGGCAAGCGATACCCATAATAAGTCAAAAAAGGAAAATAACGAATTTTTCGAGATAATGTACCGTTACAGATCAATGATGCATGAAGTGCATCAGGCTGGGGGTAAAAAAGCGGTTACCAAACACAGGAACAGAGGTAAACTTTTAGCCAGAGAGCGCATTGAACAATTGATCGATCCTCAGACTCCTTTTATGGAACTCTCCCCGCTTGCAGCCAATGATCAGTATGGCGGGAGTTTTCCCTCGGCAGGTATAGTAACGGGTATCGGTGTTATTAATAGCCGGGAAAGTGTGATCATAGCCAACGATGCCACAGTAAAAGGCGGAACTTATGTCAGAGAGACGATAAGAAAACATGTCCGGGCCCAGGAAATAGCTATGGAAAACCATTTGCCGGTAGTTTATATGGTTGACAGTGGGGGCATTTTTCTTCCTGAACAATCCAGGGTGTTTCCTGATAAGGAGGATTTTGGACGTTTGTTCCGCAACCAGGCTCAAATGTCGGCAGAAGGTATTCCCCAGATATCGATTGTGATGGGCTCCTGCACGGCAGGTGGGGCTTATGTTCCTGCCCTGAGCGATGAAACCATTATTGTCCGCAACCAGGGAACGATCTTTATAGGCGGCCCCCCTCTTGTAAAAGCAGCTACCGGAGAAGAAGTAACCGATGAAGAGCTGGGCGGGGCCCGGGTACATACCCAAATATCGGGTGTGGCTGATCATATAGCGGAAGATGATCTGCATGCCATTGATATCTGCAGGAATATATTTTCCAAACTCCCCCGTCCCTATAAAGAACCTTTAGATGTTGCTGAACCTAGGGAACCTGCATACAGTCCGGAGGATCTTTATGATTTGGCTCCTGTTGATCTTAAAAAACAGCCCAATATCCGGGAGATCATCAATCGGATAGTAGACGGCAGTGAATTTCAGGAATTCAAGAAAGATTACGGAACTACTTTAATCACAGCCTTTGCCAGAATAATGGGCTACCCGGTTGGGATATTGGCCAACAACGGCGTAATCTACGGAGAAACAGCCAGAAAAGGAGCACATTTTGTTGAACTTTGCCAGTACCGTAAAATTCCCATGGTCTTTCTACAGAATATTTCGGGTTTTATTGTCGGAAAGAAATACGAACATGAGGGCATCGCACGCGACGGGGCAAAGATGATCCATGCCGTGGCCAATGCCAATGTACCCAAATTTACCGTCATCATTGGCGGATCTTTTGGAGCGGGTAATTATGCAATGGCAGGAAGAGCCTACGATCCCCGTTTGCTATTCATGTGGCCCAATGCGAAGATCTCGGTTATGGGAGGAGAACAGGCAGCCAGTGTACTCACCAGCATTAAAAAAACCCAGATGGAGAAGGCCGGAGAAAAACTTGATGAACAAGAAATTGAAAATTTTAAAAACAAAATGCTGGAAAAGTATCAGTATGAGAGTTCAGCTTACTACAGTACTTCCCGGGTATGGGATGACGGTATCATCGATCCGGTAGATACTCGCAAAGTGCTGGCAATAGGTATTGCCATTTCAAGAAACAAACCATACGGTGAGCCGCATAATGGCGTATTCAGAATGTAA